The genomic region TTGGTGGAACCCCCTCTAATATCAGCCTCTCCTTTCTGGAGAAGGGTAAGGTGGAAGTGGTCACAGGGGTCAACCTCCCGATGTTGATCAAGCTGTCGACCCTGCGGGAGGAAAAGGCGCTTGATGACCTGGCCTCTTTTATAAGATCTTACGGACAAAAAAATATCCACTTGGCCAGTGAGATCTTGGAGCGAGGAACTGGAGGGGAGAAAAAATAGCGGAGAGGGTTGAGAAACGAACCTTCGTCATCAAGAATAAACTAGGCCTCCATGCACGAGCGGCCAATATTATGGTCCAGTTGGCCAGCAACTTTGAGTCCACCATCACGGTGGAGAAGGACGGGGTCGAGGCCAACGGGAAGAGCATCATGGGAATATTGTTGCTTGCTGCCGGGGAGGGGTCAAAGATCGCGGTCAGGGCCAGGGGAAGGGATGCCAAAGAGGCCATTGAGGAGTTGAGCAAACTTATCGAGGGCAAATTCGGTGAAAAATAGTACTACATCTGCCAACGATGGGAAGGCCATTAAGGGGATAGGGGTCTCGCCAGGGATAGTCATAGGGAAGGCCGTCCTCTTGGAGCGCCAGCGTACCAGGTTCGCCCCCCGCAGGATAACGGCCAGACAGGTGAACTCTGAGGTCAAAAGGTTCAAGGAGGCCATCGAAAAATCGAAGAGGGAGCTGCAGGAGGTAAAAGACCGGATCTTGGAAAAGGGCTTCAGGCAGCACTCCTACATCCTCGATGTCCATCTAAGGTTAATGGAAGACCGTATGCTGCGAGATGAGACCATCAGGATGACCAAAGAAGAGCTGGTGAATACCGAGTGGGCCCTCGAGGTGACCTTGGACAAGATATCCGCGGCCTTTGACTCCATCGAAGACGAGTACCTCAAAGAGAGAAAAGAGGACGTCAAACATGTGGTGGAGAGGATCCTGCGTAACCTCACCGGAAGGGAGCTTTGGAAGATCGAGGACCTAGAGGAAGATATGATCGTCGTGGCCCACGATCTCTCTCCCGCGGACACCATTCAGTTGAACCTCAAAAGGGTGAGCGGTTTCGCCACTGATATGGGGGGTAGGACATCCCACACGGCCATCGTCGCCCGCTCCATCGGGATACCCGCGGTAGTAGGGTTGGAAGACATCACGGCCTACGTGGGCGGGGGGGAGACAATCATCATCGACGGGACTGAAGGAGTGGTGATCGTCGAGCCTTCGCGGGCGACCATCAAGGCATATCAACTGAGGCAGCAACATTACCGCTATCTCGAGAGGGAACTCCTCAAGTATTCTACCCTCAAGGCGGAGACACAGGATGGGTACCACCTCACCCTGGAGGCCAATATAGAACTCCTCGACGAAATACCCCACGTAATACAATATGGGGCCGAGGGGATAGGGCTTTATCGTACCGAATACCTCTATTTAAACAGGAGAACCCTTCCCACCGAGGAGGAACACTTCCAGGCCTACAAAAAACTGGCGGAGGAGATCGCCCCTTACCCAGTCACCATCAGGACCCTCGACCTGGGGGGGGATAAATTCGCCTCCCACATCGATTTAGCCGAGGAGATGAATCCGGTCATGGGACTGAGGGCCATCAGATTCTGCATCAAGGAGAAGGAGATCTTCAAGTCCCAGCTACGGGGGATACTGCGGGCGAGCACCTATGGCAAACTCAAGATTATGTTCCCCATGATCTCCGGGGTGGAAGAGCTCCGACAGGTGAAGACCATCTTGGAGGAGGCCAAAGAGGAGCTGGCCTCCAGGGGGGTCCCTTTCGATCAGGAAATCGCCCTAGGGGTCATGATCGAGATCCCCTCTGCCGCCCTCACCGCCGATATCCTCGCCCGTGAGGTCGATTTCTTCAGTATCGGTACCAATGACCTCATCCAGTACTCCCTGGCCATAGATCGGGTGAACGAACACGTATCCTACCTCTACGAACCCCTACACCCAGCCATCTTGCGGAGCATCAAGGGGGTGGTAGACATCGCCCATGAGGCAGGGATAGAAGTGGGGATCTGCGGTGAGATGGCCGCCGACCCCGCTTGTACTTTGTGCTTCCTGGGATTGGGGCTCGATGAGTTGAGCATGAACGCCATCGCCATACCCCGGGTGAAAAAGGTGCTGCGGCGCTCTACCCGTACCGAGGGGGAGAGGCTCCTGAAAGAGGTCTTGAAATTCTCCACTGCCAAGGAGACGGAGCTCTTCATCCGGAAGGAGATGGCCGAACTATTTCCGGAGGACTTCATTCAATGCGTAGAATAAAGAAAAAAGGAGAAAAATTCTATGTCTATGACCAACTTTTTGTTCACCTCTGAGTCGGTAACCGAGGGACACCCCGACAAGGTGGCCGATCAGATATCCGACGCCATCCTGGATGCCATCATCAAAGAAGATCCCAGTGGGAGGGTTGCCTGTGAATGCATGGTGACCACAGGTCTGGTCTTTATCGCAGGGGAGATCACCACAGAGTGCTATGTGAACATGCCCGGCATCGTCCGGGAGACCATCAAGGAGATCGGGTACAACGACTCCTCCATGGGCTTCGATTGGGAGACCTGCGCGGTGATCACCTCCATCGACCAACAATCCCCGGACATTGCCATGGGGGTAAACAGGGGAGAGGAACAGGGGGCTGGAGACCAAGGGCTTATGGTCGGCTACGCCTGCAATGAGACCCCGGAATTCATGCCCATGCCCATCACATTCGCCCACAACCTCACCAAACGACTCGCCTATGTCCGCAAGGCCCGCATCCTCGACTTCCTGCGGCCCGACGGTAAGTCTCAGGTGACCATCCAGTACATCGACGGGAAACCAGTACGCGTAGATTCCATCGTTATCGCCGCCCAACATACCCCTGATGTAAAGTATGAAGTCCTCCAAGAGGGGATCATCGAAGAGGTGATCAAACAGGTCATCCCAGAGGCCCTCAGGGATGAAAATACCAACTATTACGTCAATACCAC from Deltaproteobacteria bacterium harbors:
- a CDS encoding PTS sugar transporter subunit IIA — its product is MIGVVIVTHSALADEFLMATQQIIGDVEGMEPVSIDPSEPLEEVEKRIKKAVKKVNAGEGVLILTDMFGGTPSNISLSFLEKGKVEVVTGVNLPMLIKLSTLREEKALDDLASFIRSYGQKNIHLASEILERGTGGEKK
- the ptsP gene encoding phosphoenolpyruvate--protein phosphotransferase; its protein translation is MKNSTTSANDGKAIKGIGVSPGIVIGKAVLLERQRTRFAPRRITARQVNSEVKRFKEAIEKSKRELQEVKDRILEKGFRQHSYILDVHLRLMEDRMLRDETIRMTKEELVNTEWALEVTLDKISAAFDSIEDEYLKERKEDVKHVVERILRNLTGRELWKIEDLEEDMIVVAHDLSPADTIQLNLKRVSGFATDMGGRTSHTAIVARSIGIPAVVGLEDITAYVGGGETIIIDGTEGVVIVEPSRATIKAYQLRQQHYRYLERELLKYSTLKAETQDGYHLTLEANIELLDEIPHVIQYGAEGIGLYRTEYLYLNRRTLPTEEEHFQAYKKLAEEIAPYPVTIRTLDLGGDKFASHIDLAEEMNPVMGLRAIRFCIKEKEIFKSQLRGILRASTYGKLKIMFPMISGVEELRQVKTILEEAKEELASRGVPFDQEIALGVMIEIPSAALTADILAREVDFFSIGTNDLIQYSLAIDRVNEHVSYLYEPLHPAILRSIKGVVDIAHEAGIEVGICGEMAADPACTLCFLGLGLDELSMNAIAIPRVKKVLRRSTRTEGERLLKEVLKFSTAKETELFIRKEMAELFPEDFIQCVE
- a CDS encoding HPr family phosphocarrier protein encodes the protein MAERVEKRTFVIKNKLGLHARAANIMVQLASNFESTITVEKDGVEANGKSIMGILLLAAGEGSKIAVRARGRDAKEAIEELSKLIEGKFGEK
- a CDS encoding methionine adenosyltransferase, which gives rise to MSMTNFLFTSESVTEGHPDKVADQISDAILDAIIKEDPSGRVACECMVTTGLVFIAGEITTECYVNMPGIVRETIKEIGYNDSSMGFDWETCAVITSIDQQSPDIAMGVNRGEEQGAGDQGLMVGYACNETPEFMPMPITFAHNLTKRLAYVRKARILDFLRPDGKSQVTIQYIDGKPVRVDSIVIAAQHTPDVKYEVLQEGIIEEVIKQVIPEALRDENTNYYVNTTGRFVIGGPLCDCGMTGRKIIVDTYGGWGSHGGGAFSGKDPSKVDRSGSYMARHVAKNVVASGLADRCEIQIAYTIGKPQPVSIMLDTQGTGKIPTDELAKIVFEIFDFRPAWMIQYLDLLRPIYKKTACYGHFGRNEPEFTWEKLNRVDDLRKAAGI